The Apostichopus japonicus isolate 1M-3 chromosome 12, ASM3797524v1, whole genome shotgun sequence sequence AGGTGAATTATCTTGTGCCATTGTGTACGTATGTGGAAGTAATGTTACTAgaagtactgtatataacaaCCACCCAGTAATGTTTGATAGTTGTAGAGACTGAAATACTGTACAGAGATGTTAGTGTAAACACAACTTGGTACTGAGAAGATGTCCTTACAGGGATCAAATAACAGTGATTCAGGTGAATAATCTTGTGCCACTGTGTACATAAGTGGAAGAAATGATACTAGAAGTACATGACAACCACCCAGTGATGTTTGATAGCTGTAAAGACTGAACAGAGATGTTAGTGTAAACACTACTTGGTACTGATTATGTCCATACAGGGATCAATTAAAATTGTGATCAAGGTGAATTATCTTGTGCCATTGTGTACGTATGTGGAAGTAATGACAGTAGAAGTACATAACAACCACTCAGTGATGTTTGATAGCTGTAGAGACTGAAATACTGTACAGAAATGTTAGTGTAAACACAACTGTATATATAATGATTATGATGGCCACTACTTTGATTATGAACTTGCTCATTTGTGGGAGGCATTGTCCTTCTAGAGGAGAATTCCGATTTAAAGCACTCCCATGCCTCACAACTTTGAAGTATAGAGCTGTACAAAGTACATTATCAATAGTACAAGAAAGCCAGTAGGTTGCTTTGAGGCTACTTCAAGGGCTACAATTGTCTGAGTGTGGACAAGTCGGTTTCAAAGAAGTTCCATTTGATATGTATTTCTACTGTTCTTTTGGGGGTTTTGAAGCAAACTTGGTTTCTTTTTACTGTACAATTAAGACCAATGAATATCTCAGAGTAGACAGAGATGGCTGACAATCGTATTTAAGGCATATTTGTTTGATTGCATTAAACTATATGTACAGTCATACGTATAATAACTCAATTATATTAGAACTGTTCAAAACAGGATTTTTGTTCTCGATATATATTTCACCTCATGTCAAACTCATCAGAAAGTGCACCCGTTAAATCCTCCATATCTCATATTCTCAATTATAATATTCAAAGAATGATATATTTACTAGTTTGTTacctgacattttttttttatacagatTTGACATCCAATTCTTTTCCTAAATGACATAATGTACACCAGAAGAATCCTTTTTTGTGGAATTGCTTTTTTGAAGCCACATGTTTGCTAGTTGACAGTTGCATTTTGAGGTTTATTATTTGCTTTTAGGTTTAAGTTGTTTCATCAGCTAAACTACGTTTGAAGGTGTTGCAACTAAATCACTCCATATCGTTTAAAGAGCTGTATACATTTTTTTCACGTGTAGAGGCATGCAGTACATAAGATGAAGGAATGGCTCAACACACTATACGTCGGCTGTTGTATGAACTATAAAGTGTCTAAGACTTGCTTATTACATAGATAATCTCTTACAATGAATTTGATTGATAATTGGACTATCAGTCCAATTTAGTGcttaatacaaacaaatactgCCTAAAAAGATCAGCGAACCAAAGATGAATAATTATGCAATGCATTGCAGAAAATACCTACCGCAGGATAATGAAACTGCTTTTCCACTCTGTTGACCTTTTGTTCAGATGGGAGGTTgaatatttattacattaaatGCACAAAATCCTTACCCTGTTTAAAATTTATAACGTCAATCAGTACATTGTGATGTTACATATGTATAGGGACGAGGCACTGAACTACCCGTAATGTATGTTATTTTGTAGTTACGCAAATGCATTGTTATCACAAAACAGGTGTGAAACCTCGAATCCATAGTTCTGTACCGTATATACTGCCTGAGATGCTGCAAGCAAGCTAACGGTACACTATGATGTGTAGTCTACTTTCTTACCATCTTACAGTGAGACAAGCATCAGAAAAAGGTGCATGTATGATATGAAATTTCTTCCGTTATGTTAAAACTGTAGtgattttcatttatacctgAAATGATTCCAATATTAAACcataaaccaaaaacaaacaatgataataaaaaaaataaagaatatgTATGCATTTGGATACTTATTATATTTATAGCATTTCACGATAATTGTATGCATTACTTTTCTGCGGGATGTATTCCATATCCTTCGCACATAAAGTCAACATAATGTTCCTCTCCATAGAGAAATTAAATTCTTATTAATTTGTCACTTCAAACTTTAAGAACCTAGAATGTAAATTTTTCATTTCGAATTGTTGATAAATTTGATATCTAATATCACGTTGAGGTAGTACATTGGGCAagtaaatattgattgataaAGCATGTTGAGCTTATTTTCATATACAAAGACACCAGAATGTTACGTTTTGAATTGTTCCTATGAATGGCCAAAGTCACGCGTCAAATTTAGCCAAAACTTACATCCGAAACGTTGATCGTTTTGCAACCTCAGGAAGACATCTAATCACGTCTCATCCATATGTTTCATAACATTACACAAGTTTGGAAGGTTAATTATTAGGGGAGGAGTTGGGATGGTGAGAGAGATTGCAAGGGATGTGATACTGGCGTTAATCCCTTTTCCCTCCTCTTCTGTTGGAGTGCTATATCACTGGCTGCAGACAAGCCTTTATTGAAAGTATTTCACGAAAAACTTCCATCGTTGATTGATATTACTTTCATAATGATTCATAACATGTATAAATTATTGATACCAGGTTGAAATAACGAAGGATGCGTTTGATATTGCTGAAGTTCAGGTAGACGTGAAAACCTTTAGCAGTTTACTGCATATGAATTGATCAGTCATAGGAATTTTGCCAtccttgtgttttttttatgttaccTTTATATTCCTTTTGTTACATAGTTATGTTATTGCGCTTTCTTGCAAACTGATTTACATATGTCATATATTTCTTCGTATCGTGTCTATAACCACTACCTAATTATATATGCTTTTCATTTGTTTAACATTGTATGTGTTTAATTAATCTATATTTGTTGGATGGCACTTACCACACTATAGTTGCAGCTTTGATCCtagtaaattaattatttaaaatataaactaaattACCTAtaaaactttgaagaaaaaattgaagaaataactcacatttaatattttatttattattttctttttatgtatGTTACTTTCACAGTATGGTACTTGCAAGTGTTATATTCGTTTGGTTTTCTTTAGACAGTTTCCTGGTATTGCATCATTCGCTTATCAGGCGACTTGGTCACTTGTATTTATGATAACTGCTACTTTGCAAAGTCCGAATGCAAAGCTTAAAGTCATTATCATGGAACGTTTCAAATCCTGATGTGACAAACTGCCTGATACAGCTTTGCATTGTATATAATCATTAATCGACTGTGCTGAATGTTGGACATTGTGTTCGTTTTAATCGAACCGAATCTTACACATGAAACATAAGACCCATAATGATCTACGCCAAATATGTGTGTTTCCTTGAGTTCCCAAGCTGTGTCTTCTCTTACATACATTTAAggtagaaaacttgaaaattgtgTAGTATTTCcctataataattttttttttcaattagtTTTTTCATATAATTCATACCAATGGCACCCTGTTCAAGCTGGTAAATGGTGCTACCTACCGGCAACAGATCAGTTTCAGTATTGACATACAGTAACTCGATATCTCTTCTGTGATAGGAGTCGATCTATTTTTGTAGGGTGGCTTTCTTTTCAATAAAATCAATCCATGTGCTTCAATCTTTATAAAGAATTAATATGTGCAATCAAGGTTGAAATCCTACAGTACAGATTACAACTATTTTCCTCGCAGAACTACAGATGTAGAAGTTATGTTCGCTAAGTCCCCGGCAGTAACGTACACGTGGAAGaatctttctctctttttactTTCTATAAATACATCAATTGACGCATATCTGAAAATTTATAAAACCCTCTTTTGTGTCTCATTCCTTTGTCTCTGTCTGTACCTTTTCACGATTAATTATCCATTTTGTGGGGGGCTTTCGACTAAGAgaaacctatgcagtcatgaAAGCATGTTTGTGGGCGTTAgggtgtgtgtgacgccttgctggtaaacacgatatctcaagaagttaaACTGTGATGAATCTCATACTTGACATATAGATGGACCATATTGGGTAGAAGGACCGTTATGTGTTTGGTGgagttcatttgaggtcaccagaggtcaaattgaaaACCTCTTAAACAATATCTCAACATGGAAACTGAAGAATCGCATTTCATGTGATTACTTGAGGTCACCGGAGATCAAAatgtgaaaagcttgtaaacaccgTTTCTCAAGATGGGAATTTTGACAGATCGGATACTTGGCATGTAAATGCCCTATTTGTAGTAGAGCTctattgtttttagtggagTTCAGAGGCAATTTGAGGtgatcagaggtcaaattgtgaaaacgtAAACAAGATATCTGAAGTTGGGAAGCATGTTAAATTTTTATAACTGGCAATTGTATGCgtcatattgagtacaagaaaggTTTCTTTGCTGTTCACTTCCTTTATCGTGTGTCCGCTGCAAACCAGGTGATCGTTTACAAGGTGATTAAAATATATCTAGGACAAACTCAGCGTTAATGAtgggaaaatttaaaaaatcgttAACCTTTTTCTTGTGATGCAGCCAGGGTTTATGCAGTGCATTGTGTCATTTCTGAACATGACTTCAGAGAAAGTGAAACTTAAATCCATAATCATGAAGAACATGTTGTATAAAAATAATTCATTATCAAAATTCATTATGCTGATAAGCTTTGAAACCGAAAGAAGTAACCTCATTATTACCCCATTCGTTCATAGAAGGTATTTTGTTCCGTGCCCACACATTTCTTCAAGATAAAAGTATCATAGCGGTAAACATCTTTCCATAACACGTCACTTCAGAACACTGATTGGATAGATTGATACTGTGTTAGGGTAAATCATCCTATTCACGATATTTTGTGAAAGAATTTCTTTGTAACAAtgttaaaaaaggaaaaacaaatggATTAAACATTGGCTGGAAATGTTCCGAGCAGACAAGACCTTGGTTTACACTGGGAAAGAATGAGCGACTAAATTTTCTTTCGGGGAAAAATCGGAATGTAAATTCATaatgttgaatgtttttcaAGCAACTTTGATAATTATGTCCTTTATTGTGATTAAAGGAAATATGCCTCAAATCCACCGAGTGATTTTGGATGACTCAGTCACGCTACAGTGTCCCTGGTCTTCTGAAGGCAACAAGCAATGGTACTTTAACGACTCACAGCTGTATTTCAATAAGTTATGTTTGGACAGACGCTGTGATGATTCCATACTACTTCGTGAAGACTATTCTCTGTACATACAGTCAGTGGAAATTCAACTTGAAGGTGAATACCAATGCAAGCAAGCATCGAGACTAATAATGAGGCATAAATTAATTGTCGAAGGTAGGACCATTACCGTTTGTTCTCCTCATCCATTTTGCTGTTATACCCTGTACCATTTGAGGTTTTACTCCCTGAACAAAAAGTACTTTTGTCTGACAATTGCAGAAAGTGAACGTATGAAGATTTATGTGATGATTAAATATGTAGTTGTTATCAATTATCCAACTTTATTCGTACCAGTATCATCTATAAATATTGTGTGATTGCAAATTGCAGTTTTATATGGAACgacattttttaacatttattcaataaataaatattgtgtaaaagtaagtgagCCTAGCCTTTCGATTCTAGCAGgaccttcttcagaggctgaatgacaagtaacagaaaataCAGGGGACAAAACACAAGCACAGGATGCAGgtaggttaatgagcagggtgaacacaaaagaaatTGATGTAAGAAGATTAGTAGACAAACCAGGGTGAGGAGagagaaaccaacaggggggagaggagagggaggaGGTAAACTgttgaaggacaaagagaagatGAAGGGAGGATGGTTGGGAATGAACtgcagaaggacaaagacaggaaAATTTGTGGAAAAGAGGTGACAGAGAGCTAGGAGAAGAGGGGAAGAAGGGGAGAtggagtgtggggggggggggtggtagggggcAAAAGAAAGGTAAAtaatgtccttcctgaatgctGAGCCAGCCCaagaggttgaatggtgcgaaggcgttgcttCCACtgtctctctctgctgattcgtactaggtcaggacggcttcCTGAAGATTCAATGCCCTGTAGGGACAAGTCAtgaatggtatggtatggtatggtcgGTTCACAACCATTATAGGAGGTCCCTgggaaaattatttacaaaacttAATTACTAAAAATTTATTAACTTTAAGTACGCATAAAACTGGTCatgttttaattacattttaacTATCCATACTTTCTATGTAACATCTTTCTATTGCAGTTTATCCACGTCTTTTCCTAACATACAAAGACCGACATATTACCGGAGACTTTTATGTTAAAGAGAAGGACGAGATTAACATAAAGTGTTGTGCTATTGGCGCAAGACCTTCCTGGCAGCTAGGCTGGATGATCGATGGGGAACTCATAAATACATTCGAAACAGAAAATGTAGTTACCAAAAACAtcaatgatgttgaaacttATGATTCGACCACGGAAATAACGATATCAGTGAATTACAAAGCTGGGAATGTAACTTGCATGGGACGAAATAGTGATAATATTTCTCTTCTGGCAAAATCATATATCTCTGTCTACTATTACGTCTACGGTAAGCCAATTTGTCATACCTATATCGTGGCAAATAAAATTGTCTCTTTTACTATGGTTATAGGTTGTTGTAAACACAAGTTAAGGAAAATaacttaaattaaaattaaagatAACACCTTATACCTTACTAGACGGATTATCAGGTGTCTTAACCAGACTCTTTGCGTTTAAGGATATTCATATTCGGTTAAACTGgtagacaaaaacaaaataagacaCATATTTGCTGATACTGAAGCTGCATGGGAAACGAAAGAAACAATGTAGCGAATGCAGTATCCTTATAGaataaaatacagaaacaaGTATATACTATTATAATGATTCATTAATTCGAAATATATCTGTATTGTCGGTCTCCTCATATGTTGAATATGCAATAGGCTGAAGCCTTGCTGTCACGATGTAActcatttgatacaaaagtatGTTATTTATCACAATAGATAATGAATGCTTAACTAACTATACATTTTGTTTGAGCAGTTCCACGAAAGCCTTATAAACTAATCGAATATGAACTTGTGGGCTCAGTCTGTTTGTTGGAATGTGGAACTACTGTATGTTAGTTAATTGTTGCAAATGTATAAGAAATGTATGTGTTACTTGTTATGTGTTGTCTGTGTTACATACTGTTAAAGGTTAATTCATAGTCATATTCCTCTATCAAGTTGGGTTAAACAAACTCCTTCTCATCAAAAAGGGGAAACAAGAAGATGACAGTAAAGATTGATGACATTATTagacaatattttatttcactgttTTTCACAGAACTACCCATTCTGACTCTTTTTGTGAATGGTGACGTGGTATCCAGTAAAACGGCAGTTGAAGTTCCTTACAAAGGTTCTGTCAAGGCAACGTGTATTGCCATAGGTGCACGACCGTCACCAAATCTTACTTGGATCATCGATAATGAGGGAGTCATTAGTGGCCAAACTGTGCGGCTGAGCCAGGATATTGTTATTTGGGATTCCACAACACAAAGTTTTAACGTTACATCAACTGTACAATTTTCACCTCGTACCAAGAATGGGTCGATGGTATGTCATGCGTTGACTTATTTTAATGACACCGTCGACAAATTCATCTCCTATGTCACGAAGGGTCGAACTATTGTAACAGGTATATGTGTGATTTATGTTTACGAAAAACCGTACCATGTTTATTCCGCATCCTTTTTAGATAATCTTCGGGTTAAACGATCATAGCATTTCTCAGATTGGTTAATCAAACTACAGTTTCCACTAgtttttcattcaatttttgcATTCGAAGAAGggtataaaacaaaaaatatcaaacagtTAAATTGTACAACATAATGGAAATAGATGTCTCCTATTGTTTAATATTTGCAAATTCCATGTCGCACtttgcaaaacaaatttaagcaAAGAAACAAATGCCCGAAAAGAGCAAAacctttaaatttaaattattttaataaaattcgTTCAAAGTTTTAGATTGTAGTTAAATTGTATTCCATCTCGATTATTTTTGTACTTAAATTTGTTTATGTAACAGACAACAGGTCAAAGGTCGACATAAAAAGTGCTGGAATTACTGAACAAACAGTTCCAGTTATCTTGGTACCAATGACAGTCATTTGTACAGCGATAATTATAATGTGTATCTTATGGGCTGCAAAGCATGGTGAGTGTTTTTATTATTCTCTGTTTGTTCTAAACGTATTAATGATAAGATAATTACTATAATAAAGTCAAACGTTGGTTTTCGTACATCACTGACGATGAGATCTTTCTAAAATTTAAATTGATAAAGCTACACAAATTTACACAACTAAACCGTAACTCTTTGCTTACTTAATGTTGATGCTCTTTTctttatgtatattttcaatACGTTTTTATAGTAGTGCAATTTTCACTTATTTTTGGCGTTTAAATTTCAGCACATTGTTGTCATCCACAAATGTAAGTAACGTTGATATTTTATATTGAAGCTAAGTAAGTATACTTTGTTCCCGAAAGAATAAACACATGTAAAACTTTCATAGATGTGCATGTGAAAACTGGTTTGGTCTTTTCTCCCCCAAATTAAAGACATTCCTATATATGAACTACATATTCACTGATTTAAAGATATATTCCAATAAAAAGAAGTATCTTGAAATTTAagatttgttaattttaatgcTTCTTAATAATTCTAATGGATGTATTTAGGTATTTCAAGATAGGTGTAAATATTTCGTAAACATGCGTAATTAACTAGAGATacctcaaaataaataatacgTGTCTCAAATTAAGTGAACTTAATGATTATCTCTCATTTAAAAAAGAATACAGACTATATTGCTCAAAGTACGACTCAGCATAAACTAGGGTAATGGCTTGCTCATACTttctatattaaatattttgatattacctAAAACCTTATTATGTTTAGAAGCAAAAACAATTGAAGCGGAACATCAAAGTTAACACACTTCTGATTCATTATATATTGCCTAAGACCACAGGACACACTGCCCTGCGAAATGTCAGAGGAATCTGTCAGTGAGCAACCCGTGCTGACATCAGTGAGTAAGTGTACA is a genomic window containing:
- the LOC139977596 gene encoding uncharacterized protein isoform X1, whose translation is MLNVFQATLIIMSFIVIKGNMPQIHRVILDDSVTLQCPWSSEGNKQWYFNDSQLYFNKLCLDRRCDDSILLREDYSLYIQSVEIQLEGEYQCKQASRLIMRHKLIVEVYPRLFLTYKDRHITGDFYVKEKDEINIKCCAIGARPSWQLGWMIDGELINTFETENVVTKNINDVETYDSTTEITISVNYKAGNVTCMGRNSDNISLLAKSYISVYYYVYELPILTLFVNGDVVSSKTAVEVPYKGSVKATCIAIGARPSPNLTWIIDNEGVISGQTVRLSQDIVIWDSTTQSFNVTSTVQFSPRTKNGSMVCHALTYFNDTVDKFISYVTKGRTIVTDNRSKVDIKSAGITEQTVPVILVPMTVICTAIIIMCILWAAKHAHCCHPQIPQDTLPCEMSEESVSEQPVLTSVKTRKTRPTPQRLSLELPQLPHYNSNESRRVTKPEAEHGIYSMIDESFPEFRVYREEDLCKVVTLNIGKSYTRWMGMIKESLGTKCVIITTASETAITTNDVHWDLFAKRALELPTSDYITKLEGICISSGQLHLLHENLACGTLAAHMTARKTEGSVLNLNEGIRLREVITYILGILDGLELIHSYGFVHPGLESRKVLFTKQGVCKLYDFCLSMDATKAILVKKSQVSFRPQVYPPESIDRNEYTQESDIWSFAVMTWELMSGDSTVLPTAGYSNDARVDTVTELSWPRTYNQYRNDLLFECWRKCPSLRPGSTALKKSFKKKCHSSTLKVLPQRKLQSLEETYVPMDRPKSWNN